From the Bacillus tuaregi genome, one window contains:
- a CDS encoding YuzL family protein, with protein sequence MVKRGKNPSRAAVSAASVKGNAGPGYEAEAQGRDKVNSQNNQYKR encoded by the coding sequence ATGGTAAAACGAGGAAAGAATCCGTCGAGAGCAGCCGTAAGCGCGGCTAGTGTTAAAGGGAATGCCGGACCCGGCTATGAAGCGGAGGCTCAAGGCCGCGATAAAGTGAACAGTCAAAATAACCAA
- a CDS encoding 3-hydroxyacyl-CoA dehydrogenase/enoyl-CoA hydratase family protein, whose amino-acid sequence MLSSIRKAAVLGSGVMGSGIAAHLANIGIPTLLLDIVPEQLTETEKAKGLTLGDKQVRNRISEQALQRLLKQKPAPLTTSKNLSLIEAGNLEDDLPRLAEVDWIIEVVVENLDIKKRLFTKVDQYRRPGSIISSNTSGISVEAMAEGRSEDFRKHFLGTHFFNPPRYLKLLEVIPTQDTDPQVVSFMKQLGEEVLGKGVVMAKDTPNFIANRIGTYGLLVTVKEMLKGGYSVGEVDSVTGPLIGRPKSATFRTLDVVGLDTFIHVAHNVYQQTEGEEKEVFDIPVFMEDMLEKGWLGSKAGQGFFLKKGKEILELDPATMEYGPRKKLITAAVEQSRQEKSKTKKMKTLLYSEDRAGKLLWNIILPVLVYSADKLGEIAETIVSIDQAMKWGFGWEQGPFELWDSIGLEESLQKLEAADISIPQVVKQMLEKGFTSFYREENGKDYYYHNGEYRLMEENPKILNLAKIKNQQGVIKQNSGASLIDIGDGVALLEFHSKSNAIGPDILQMIQYAVDEVEQNYKGLVIGNQGKNYCVGANLAMILMEAQDDAIFELDWIISSFQQTMMKIKYSTKPVVVAPFAMTLGGGAEVCLPAARIQASLETYIGLVETGVGLIPGGGGNKELYLKHLQAIPEGVDMDLQKIANQVFETIALAKVSSSGTEAREMRFLNRDDGISVNGDYLLYDAKQAVLSLYEKGYKPPRKEKIPVVGETGYATLLLGARAMKASGYISDYDLKIAQKLAFVIAGGRVPYGTKVEEEYLLQLEKEAFLSLVTEKKSQERMQHMLLKGKPLRN is encoded by the coding sequence ATGCTTTCATCTATCCGTAAAGCGGCTGTTCTCGGGTCTGGTGTTATGGGCTCGGGAATTGCTGCCCACCTGGCCAATATCGGGATTCCGACCCTGCTGCTTGATATTGTGCCAGAGCAATTAACAGAAACTGAAAAAGCAAAGGGCTTAACGCTTGGAGATAAACAGGTACGGAACCGCATCAGTGAACAAGCGCTGCAAAGGCTCCTCAAGCAAAAGCCGGCACCGTTAACGACCTCGAAGAACCTTTCGCTTATAGAGGCTGGTAATTTAGAGGATGATTTGCCCCGTCTTGCAGAGGTTGATTGGATCATTGAGGTGGTGGTTGAAAATCTTGATATTAAGAAGCGGCTCTTTACAAAGGTTGATCAATACCGAAGACCTGGGAGCATCATTAGCTCAAATACATCCGGTATTTCCGTCGAAGCAATGGCAGAAGGGCGATCTGAAGATTTTAGAAAGCATTTTCTCGGCACCCATTTTTTTAACCCGCCCCGCTATTTAAAGCTTTTAGAGGTGATTCCGACACAGGATACGGACCCACAGGTCGTTTCTTTTATGAAGCAATTGGGCGAAGAGGTGCTCGGTAAAGGTGTCGTGATGGCCAAGGATACACCAAACTTTATTGCCAACCGGATTGGAACATATGGTTTGCTTGTAACCGTGAAGGAAATGCTGAAAGGCGGCTACAGCGTCGGGGAAGTTGATTCGGTTACAGGTCCGTTGATAGGACGGCCGAAAAGTGCTACCTTCCGAACCCTTGATGTCGTGGGACTTGACACCTTTATTCATGTCGCTCATAACGTATACCAGCAAACTGAAGGTGAGGAGAAGGAAGTTTTTGACATTCCTGTGTTCATGGAAGACATGCTGGAAAAGGGATGGTTAGGAAGCAAAGCTGGCCAGGGCTTTTTCTTGAAAAAGGGAAAGGAAATTCTTGAATTAGACCCAGCCACAATGGAATATGGACCGCGTAAAAAGCTGATAACTGCAGCGGTAGAACAGAGCAGACAGGAAAAAAGCAAGACTAAAAAAATGAAAACGCTTCTATATAGTGAGGACCGTGCCGGCAAGCTGCTATGGAACATCATTCTTCCGGTTCTTGTTTATTCAGCTGATAAGCTTGGAGAAATTGCCGAAACAATTGTCTCCATCGATCAGGCCATGAAATGGGGCTTCGGCTGGGAGCAGGGGCCGTTCGAGCTATGGGATAGCATCGGACTAGAGGAATCACTGCAAAAGCTTGAGGCAGCGGATATCAGCATCCCTCAGGTCGTGAAGCAAATGCTTGAAAAAGGCTTTACCTCCTTTTACCGAGAGGAGAACGGCAAGGATTATTACTATCATAACGGAGAGTACCGATTAATGGAGGAGAATCCGAAAATCCTTAATCTGGCAAAAATCAAAAACCAACAGGGTGTCATCAAACAGAATAGCGGTGCTAGCTTGATCGATATAGGTGATGGTGTGGCGCTCTTGGAATTCCACTCGAAAAGTAATGCCATTGGACCTGATATCTTACAAATGATTCAGTACGCAGTGGACGAAGTGGAGCAGAACTATAAGGGGCTTGTCATTGGGAATCAGGGCAAGAATTACTGTGTCGGTGCCAATTTAGCGATGATACTTATGGAAGCGCAGGATGATGCTATATTTGAACTCGATTGGATTATCTCATCCTTTCAACAAACGATGATGAAAATAAAATATAGCACAAAGCCCGTTGTTGTAGCACCGTTTGCTATGACGCTAGGAGGCGGAGCAGAGGTGTGCCTTCCAGCAGCTCGTATTCAGGCTTCGCTGGAAACCTATATCGGCTTAGTGGAAACGGGTGTCGGTCTGATTCCGGGTGGCGGTGGTAACAAAGAGCTCTATCTAAAGCATTTGCAGGCCATTCCGGAAGGGGTCGACATGGACCTGCAAAAGATCGCCAATCAGGTGTTTGAAACGATTGCCCTTGCGAAGGTTTCATCCTCTGGTACGGAGGCGCGAGAAATGCGCTTTTTAAACCGTGATGATGGGATTAGTGTCAATGGAGATTATCTTCTTTATGATGCCAAGCAGGCCGTGCTGTCATTATATGAAAAGGGCTATAAACCGCCGCGTAAAGAGAAGATTCCTGTTGTCGGAGAAACCGGCTATGCCACTCTGTTATTAGGCGCACGGGCAATGAAAGCCTCCGGCTATATATCTGATTATGATTTGAAAATAGCCCAAAAGCTTGCCTTTGTGATTGCGGGTGGAAGAGTACCGTATGGAACAAAGGTAGAGGAGGAATATTTACTGCAACTGGAAAAAGAAGCATTCCTAAGCCTTGTGACGGAAAAGAAATCTCAGGAACGGATGCAGCATATGCTTTTAAAGGGTAAGCCGCTACGAAATTAA
- a CDS encoding acetyl-CoA C-acetyltransferase, which produces MREAVIVSGARTPVGKAKKGTLAAFRPDDLGAIAVKETLKRAGGYEGNIDDLIIGCAMPEAEQGMNMARNIGALAGLPHTVPAITINRYCSSGLQSIAYGAERIMLGSADTIIAGGAESMSLVPMMGHVVRPNVRLAEEAPEYYMSMGHTAEEVAKRFAISRDEQDQFAVRSHQKAARAVVEGKFVEEIVSVDVPVRSIGKDNKLQEKVISFREDEGVRKDTNLASLAKLRTSFSVNGTVTAGNSSQMSDGAAAVMVMDREKAKSVGLQPIAKLRAFAVGGVPPEIMGIGPVAAVPKALKLAGLELSDIGLIELNEAFASQSIQVIRELGLDEEKVNVNGGAIALGHPLGCTGTKLTLTLLHEMKRRQVQFGIVTMCIGGGMGAAGIFELV; this is translated from the coding sequence ATGAGAGAAGCGGTTATCGTTAGCGGAGCCCGTACTCCCGTTGGGAAAGCGAAAAAAGGTACGCTTGCGGCCTTTCGTCCGGATGATCTTGGGGCCATCGCTGTAAAAGAAACCTTAAAGCGGGCCGGCGGCTATGAAGGGAATATTGATGATTTGATTATTGGCTGTGCGATGCCTGAGGCAGAGCAGGGCATGAATATGGCTCGCAATATCGGAGCCTTAGCAGGGCTGCCCCATACGGTTCCTGCCATTACCATCAACCGTTATTGCTCCTCAGGATTGCAGTCGATTGCCTATGGGGCCGAGAGGATTATGCTAGGGAGTGCCGATACGATTATTGCTGGCGGAGCTGAATCGATGAGCCTTGTCCCGATGATGGGGCATGTCGTGCGTCCGAACGTCAGGCTAGCGGAGGAAGCGCCAGAGTATTATATGAGCATGGGTCATACCGCAGAGGAAGTGGCAAAAAGATTCGCTATTTCGCGTGATGAGCAGGACCAGTTTGCTGTCCGCAGCCATCAAAAGGCAGCGAGAGCGGTTGTTGAAGGGAAATTTGTTGAGGAAATTGTTTCTGTCGACGTTCCTGTTCGTTCCATCGGAAAGGATAATAAATTGCAGGAAAAGGTCATAAGCTTTCGTGAGGATGAAGGGGTTCGTAAGGATACAAACCTAGCCTCATTGGCGAAGCTACGAACCTCGTTTTCTGTTAATGGTACGGTAACGGCCGGAAATAGCTCACAAATGAGTGACGGGGCGGCTGCGGTGATGGTGATGGATCGTGAAAAGGCGAAGTCAGTCGGTCTCCAGCCCATTGCGAAGCTGAGAGCCTTTGCTGTGGGTGGAGTTCCGCCGGAAATCATGGGAATTGGACCTGTTGCTGCTGTCCCAAAGGCCTTGAAGCTAGCGGGCTTAGAGCTTTCGGATATTGGCTTAATCGAATTAAATGAGGCCTTTGCCTCCCAATCGATTCAAGTCATCCGTGAGCTTGGTTTGGACGAGGAAAAAGTCAATGTGAATGGCGGTGCGATTGCCTTAGGACATCCGCTTGGCTGTACCGGAACGAAGCTGACCCTGACGCTTTTGCATGAAATGAAACGAAGACAGGTGCAGTTTGGCATTGTAACGATGTGTATTGGAGGTGGTATGGGGGCGGCCGGTATTTTTGAATTAGTATAA
- a CDS encoding acyl-CoA dehydrogenase family protein codes for MANKTNRVPKGGSFLIDDVSCEQVFTPEDYSDEHKLIAKTTEEFVTNSVLPQVEQIENHEFDRSVKLLKEAGELGLLAADVPEDYGGLGLDKVSSALIAEKMSRAGAFSITHGAHVGIGTLPIVLFGNEKQKQTYLPPLASGEKIAAYALTEPGSGSDALGAKTSAKLNPEGTHYLLNGEKQWITNSGFADVFIVYAKIDGQHFSAFIVEKDFPGVSTGSEEKKMGIKGSSTRTLIFQDALIPKENLLGEYGKGHVIAFNILNIGRYKLGVGAVGAAKRAFELTVQYTNQRQQFKQHLSSFHLTKEKLATMASRLYAAESSVYRTVGLFEERMSSLSTKEINDGREVAKSIAEYAIECSINKVFASEMLDYLADEGVQLHGGYGYMQEYEIERIYRDSRINRIFEGTNEINRLLIPGTFIRKAVKGELPLIQKAKSLQKELMVFMPEEPGEEPLAKEKNLVANAKRIGLLALGLALQKYGEALEKEQEILVNIADILIHTFAMESVVLRTEKAIANTGAEKSRQKLLYTEIFCQEAFQKIEQDAKETLIGVEQGDTLRMMLSALRKFTRHTPINAIAKKRDAAQKVIAAERFTV; via the coding sequence ATGGCTAACAAAACGAACCGAGTGCCAAAGGGTGGAAGTTTTTTAATAGATGATGTTTCCTGTGAGCAGGTATTTACGCCTGAGGATTATAGTGATGAGCATAAGCTGATTGCCAAAACAACAGAAGAGTTTGTGACGAATAGCGTTCTCCCACAGGTTGAGCAGATCGAAAATCATGAATTTGACCGCTCTGTCAAGTTATTAAAGGAAGCGGGAGAGCTGGGGCTATTGGCTGCAGATGTACCAGAGGATTATGGCGGCTTAGGGCTTGATAAGGTAAGCTCTGCCTTGATCGCAGAAAAAATGTCCAGGGCGGGCGCCTTTTCAATCACACATGGAGCCCATGTTGGGATTGGAACGCTGCCGATTGTCTTGTTTGGCAATGAAAAGCAAAAGCAAACGTACTTACCACCATTAGCCTCAGGAGAAAAAATTGCTGCCTATGCCCTGACAGAGCCTGGTTCAGGTTCAGATGCACTCGGTGCTAAAACAAGTGCTAAGCTGAATCCTGAAGGAACCCATTATCTATTAAACGGCGAAAAACAATGGATAACCAACTCGGGGTTTGCCGATGTCTTTATTGTCTATGCCAAAATCGATGGACAGCACTTTTCTGCTTTTATCGTCGAAAAGGATTTTCCAGGCGTGTCAACCGGCTCAGAGGAAAAGAAAATGGGTATTAAGGGTTCATCGACAAGAACCTTAATCTTTCAGGATGCCCTTATCCCGAAGGAAAATCTGCTTGGTGAGTATGGAAAGGGGCATGTGATTGCCTTTAATATTCTCAATATCGGTCGCTATAAGCTAGGTGTTGGGGCAGTCGGGGCGGCGAAGCGTGCCTTTGAGTTGACTGTTCAGTATACAAACCAGCGGCAGCAGTTTAAGCAGCATCTTTCAAGCTTCCATTTGACGAAAGAAAAATTAGCTACAATGGCATCCAGATTATATGCCGCTGAAAGCTCCGTGTACCGGACTGTGGGTTTATTTGAAGAACGAATGAGTAGCCTGTCCACAAAAGAGATTAACGACGGTCGGGAAGTGGCGAAGTCGATTGCAGAGTATGCGATTGAATGCTCGATAAATAAAGTATTTGCCTCCGAGATGCTTGATTATCTGGCGGATGAAGGCGTGCAGCTCCATGGCGGTTATGGGTATATGCAGGAATATGAAATCGAACGAATTTATCGGGATTCAAGAATTAATCGAATTTTTGAAGGAACAAATGAAATTAACCGTCTGTTAATACCAGGAACCTTCATACGAAAGGCGGTAAAAGGGGAGCTGCCGCTCATCCAAAAAGCCAAGAGTCTGCAGAAAGAACTCATGGTGTTTATGCCCGAGGAGCCAGGGGAGGAACCGCTTGCCAAGGAAAAAAATTTGGTTGCGAATGCAAAAAGAATCGGTCTCTTAGCTTTAGGGCTGGCTTTGCAAAAATATGGCGAAGCCCTTGAAAAAGAGCAGGAGATATTGGTCAACATCGCGGATATCTTAATCCATACCTTTGCTATGGAGTCCGTTGTATTACGAACGGAAAAAGCGATTGCCAATACGGGCGCAGAGAAAAGCAGGCAGAAGCTTCTTTATACAGAAATTTTCTGCCAGGAGGCATTTCAAAAGATTGAGCAGGATGCGAAGGAAACGCTAATAGGGGTGGAGCAGGGTGACACATTAAGGATGATGCTGTCTGCTCTCCGCAAGTTTACTCGTCATACACCAATCAATGCTATAGCTAAGAAAAGAGATGCAGCGCAGAAAGTGATTGCTGCCGAGCGATTTACCGTTTGA
- a CDS encoding arsenate reductase family protein — protein MALTLYWYPKCGTCRKAKKWLDDREVKYEEIHIVDNPPSRAELETMYKNSGLEIKKFFNTSGQKYRELGMKDRIKEASEEELLDLLASDGMLIKRPIVTDSEKVTVGFKEEQFAETWG, from the coding sequence TTGGCACTTACGTTGTATTGGTACCCTAAATGCGGTACATGTAGAAAAGCAAAAAAGTGGTTGGATGACCGCGAAGTGAAGTATGAAGAAATACATATTGTTGACAATCCGCCGTCACGCGCTGAGCTGGAAACGATGTACAAGAACAGTGGCCTTGAAATCAAAAAGTTCTTTAATACAAGCGGTCAAAAGTACCGTGAGCTCGGGATGAAGGATCGAATCAAGGAAGCATCTGAAGAAGAGCTGCTTGATTTATTAGCATCAGACGGAATGTTAATTAAACGTCCAATTGTAACAGACTCTGAAAAGGTAACCGTTGGCTTTAAGGAAGAGCAATTTGCTGAAACCTGGGGTTAA
- the gcvH gene encoding glycine cleavage system protein GcvH has protein sequence MNAPKELRYSEEHEWVKVEGDKVRVGITEFAQHELGDIVFVELPEPGDELKVNEPFGSVESVKTVSELYAPISGKVVEVNEDLADDPQFVNESPYEKAWMVVIEPTDLSEIDQLMTAEQYEEMTKED, from the coding sequence ATGAATGCACCAAAAGAATTACGTTACTCCGAAGAGCATGAATGGGTAAAGGTTGAGGGTGACAAGGTACGTGTCGGTATTACTGAGTTTGCACAGCATGAGCTTGGTGATATTGTATTTGTCGAGCTTCCTGAACCAGGAGATGAACTAAAGGTAAATGAGCCGTTCGGAAGTGTTGAGTCTGTAAAAACGGTTTCTGAGCTATATGCTCCAATCAGCGGGAAAGTTGTGGAAGTTAATGAAGACTTGGCAGATGACCCACAATTTGTCAATGAATCCCCTTATGAAAAGGCATGGATGGTCGTGATTGAGCCGACAGATCTGTCAGAGATTGATCAATTAATGACGGCAGAGCAATATGAGGAAATGACCAAGGAAGACTAA
- a CDS encoding toprim domain-containing protein — translation MGILGHDKVIIVEGTTDKRKVKTIIKEPIDILCTNGTISATLLDEWSDTLFDKDVYVLVDADEAGEKLRRKLKREFPLAEHLYIDKMYREVASAPEFHLAAILIAADIEVHAQYLDRG, via the coding sequence ATGGGAATTTTAGGTCATGATAAGGTGATTATTGTCGAGGGAACGACAGATAAAAGAAAAGTGAAGACCATTATCAAAGAACCGATTGATATCCTTTGTACAAATGGAACGATTAGCGCTACGCTTTTAGATGAATGGAGTGATACATTATTTGATAAAGATGTCTATGTATTAGTGGATGCAGATGAAGCCGGCGAGAAGCTTCGCCGGAAGTTAAAGCGAGAATTTCCACTGGCAGAGCATCTTTATATTGATAAAATGTATCGGGAAGTAGCAAGTGCACCAGAATTCCATTTGGCAGCCATTCTCATCGCTGCCGATATCGAGGTTCACGCACAATACTTAGACAGAGGTTAA
- a CDS encoding thioredoxin family protein codes for MDEWSREKLEGFIENQGSGLIYLYTPFCGTCQVAGKMLSVAEELIPEIAVGRINLNYMSELARQWEVESVPCLVFLQEGIMVDKLYAFQSVPFLLQKIKSCF; via the coding sequence ATGGATGAATGGAGCAGAGAGAAACTAGAAGGTTTTATCGAGAATCAAGGCTCAGGATTAATCTATTTGTATACGCCCTTTTGCGGGACATGCCAGGTAGCGGGTAAAATGCTATCTGTTGCGGAGGAGTTAATACCTGAAATCGCAGTAGGCAGGATTAATTTGAATTATATGTCGGAACTGGCAAGGCAATGGGAAGTTGAGAGTGTACCGTGTTTAGTCTTTCTACAGGAAGGTATCATGGTTGATAAACTCTATGCTTTTCAATCCGTTCCGTTTCTATTACAAAAAATTAAATCATGTTTTTAG
- a CDS encoding O-acetylhomoserine aminocarboxypropyltransferase/cysteine synthase family protein, whose protein sequence is MSETEKNYRLETLGIHGGLQPDPVTGARVVPIYQNNAYQFKNTDHAANLFALAEPGYIYTRIHNPTVTVFEERMALLEGGIGALATASGMAAITLAILNIAEAGDEIVAASNLYGGTYNLFAVTLPKYGIKVSFVDPEDPENFRSAITEKTKAVFAETIGNPSLKVLDIEKVAEIAHEAGVPLIIDNTFATPYLCRPIEFGADIVVHSATKWLLGNGTTTGGIIVDGGKFDWNSPKFPGFTEPDDSYHGLVYAEAVGAAAYITKARVQLLRDMGPALSPQNAFYFVLGLETLHVRMKEHVANAVKVTEYLENHPGVDWVLYPGSESSADKALVEKYLPKGAGSMIVFGIKGGREAGAKLINNIELWAHVANVGDAKSLIIHPASTTHQQLDAEGLQAAGVTEDLIRLSVGIENVEDLIDDLEQAIQKATGETSR, encoded by the coding sequence ATGTCAGAAACTGAGAAAAACTATCGTTTAGAAACATTAGGGATTCATGGAGGACTTCAGCCTGATCCGGTAACAGGTGCAAGAGTGGTACCGATTTATCAAAACAATGCCTATCAATTTAAAAATACGGACCATGCCGCTAACTTATTCGCTCTTGCAGAGCCAGGCTATATCTATACCCGGATTCACAATCCTACTGTCACCGTGTTTGAAGAAAGAATGGCTTTATTAGAGGGTGGAATCGGTGCGCTTGCGACTGCCAGTGGCATGGCTGCCATTACGCTTGCCATATTAAATATTGCGGAAGCCGGAGATGAAATTGTCGCTGCCTCCAATCTATATGGCGGTACATATAATCTGTTCGCTGTTACCCTGCCAAAATATGGCATCAAGGTAAGCTTTGTCGATCCAGAGGATCCAGAAAACTTCCGCTCAGCGATCACCGAGAAAACGAAGGCTGTGTTTGCTGAAACAATCGGTAACCCAAGCCTGAAGGTGCTAGACATTGAGAAAGTGGCTGAAATTGCTCATGAAGCAGGCGTGCCGCTGATTATTGACAATACGTTTGCAACGCCGTATCTATGCCGTCCGATTGAATTTGGTGCAGATATTGTCGTTCATTCGGCAACCAAATGGTTATTAGGTAATGGAACGACAACAGGCGGAATTATCGTCGATGGTGGTAAATTTGATTGGAATTCACCGAAGTTCCCTGGCTTTACAGAGCCTGATGACAGCTATCACGGTCTTGTATATGCGGAAGCAGTTGGTGCTGCAGCTTATATTACAAAAGCACGTGTGCAACTTCTACGTGATATGGGACCTGCTTTAAGCCCGCAAAATGCTTTCTATTTCGTTCTTGGACTGGAAACATTGCATGTAAGAATGAAGGAGCATGTGGCGAATGCTGTAAAGGTAACCGAGTATTTAGAAAACCACCCTGGCGTCGACTGGGTTCTATACCCTGGTAGTGAAAGCAGTGCGGATAAAGCACTTGTGGAGAAATATTTACCAAAGGGCGCTGGCTCTATGATCGTTTTTGGCATCAAAGGCGGCAGAGAGGCTGGAGCAAAGCTCATTAACAATATTGAACTTTGGGCACATGTGGCGAATGTCGGTGATGCAAAGAGCCTGATCATTCATCCAGCTAGTACAACTCACCAGCAGCTTGACGCAGAAGGCTTGCAAGCAGCCGGTGTAACAGAGGATTTAATCCGTCTTTCTGTTGGAATTGAAAATGTTGAGGATTTAATTGATGATTTAGAGCAGGCTATTCAAAAGGCAACTGGAGAGACTTCACGATAA
- a CDS encoding methionine ABC transporter ATP-binding protein, protein MISIKNVKKIFSTRQGNVTAVTDVNLEIKEGEIFGVIGYSGAGKSTLIRMLNGLELPSDGTVTVADKQVSHIKGAKLREARQEISMIFQHFNLLWSRTVRENISFPLEIAGVSKQKRMKRVDELIQLVGLQGREDSYPSQLSGGQKQRVGIARALANNPKVLLCDEATSALDPETTDQILELLVDINKRLGLTIVLITHEMHVIRKICHRVAVMDAGKVVEMGTVLEVFKNPQQAITKRFVQQVTEPEETKATIDHLLSEYHSGRVVQLTFIGDGAEKPLITNLIRHFEITINILQGKISQTQNGAYGTLFIHLDGENSEIEKAIEYIDTQQVGLEVMPNA, encoded by the coding sequence ATGATTTCAATCAAGAATGTAAAAAAAATATTCTCTACAAGGCAAGGCAATGTGACAGCCGTTACAGATGTTAATCTTGAAATTAAAGAAGGCGAAATATTTGGTGTCATTGGCTATAGTGGTGCCGGAAAAAGTACACTCATTAGAATGCTGAATGGTCTGGAGCTCCCTTCTGACGGAACGGTTACGGTCGCAGATAAACAGGTATCACATATAAAAGGGGCTAAGCTGAGAGAAGCCCGCCAAGAAATCAGCATGATTTTCCAGCATTTTAATCTTTTATGGTCGAGAACGGTAAGAGAAAATATCTCCTTCCCGCTTGAAATTGCCGGGGTTTCGAAGCAAAAGCGTATGAAAAGAGTCGATGAGCTGATTCAGCTTGTTGGACTTCAAGGCAGAGAGGATTCCTATCCGTCACAGCTAAGCGGTGGTCAAAAGCAAAGGGTTGGGATTGCAAGAGCACTTGCTAACAATCCAAAGGTATTATTATGTGATGAAGCGACATCAGCGCTTGATCCAGAAACAACAGATCAAATTTTGGAGCTGTTGGTTGATATTAACAAAAGACTTGGATTAACGATTGTCCTAATCACCCATGAGATGCATGTCATTCGAAAGATTTGTCATCGTGTTGCCGTCATGGATGCAGGGAAAGTGGTAGAAATGGGCACAGTATTAGAGGTCTTTAAAAATCCGCAGCAGGCCATTACGAAGCGCTTTGTTCAGCAGGTGACAGAGCCTGAGGAGACAAAAGCAACCATTGATCATTTGCTTTCAGAGTATCATTCCGGAAGAGTGGTTCAGCTTACCTTTATTGGTGATGGTGCTGAAAAGCCATTAATCACCAATTTAATCCGGCATTTTGAGATTACGATTAATATTCTTCAGGGGAAAATCTCGCAAACACAAAATGGGGCCTATGGGACCTTGTTTATCCACCTTGATGGGGAAAATAGCGAAATTGAAAAAGCCATTGAGTATATCGATACACAGCAGGTTGGCTTGGAGGTGATGCCGAATGCTTAA
- a CDS encoding methionine ABC transporter permease, which produces MLNQWFPNVNWEKMWEATNETLYMTGISTLATFILGIILGLLLFLTAKGNLWQNYAINKVISAVVNIFRSIPFIILIVLLIPFTKLVFGTMIGENAALPALIIGSAPFYARMVEIGLREIDKGVIEAARSMGAKTSTIIWKVLIPESLPALISGITVTAISLVGFTAMAGVIGAGGLGNLAYLEGFQRSRFDVTLMATIIVLVIVFIIQFIGDIITTKIDKR; this is translated from the coding sequence ATGCTTAATCAATGGTTCCCAAATGTGAACTGGGAAAAAATGTGGGAAGCGACAAATGAAACCTTATATATGACAGGGATTTCCACTCTTGCTACGTTTATTCTTGGTATTATTCTAGGATTACTATTATTTTTAACAGCAAAGGGGAATTTATGGCAGAATTACGCCATTAATAAAGTAATTAGTGCCGTGGTGAATATCTTTCGCTCGATTCCGTTTATCATCTTGATTGTTCTATTAATTCCTTTTACAAAGCTGGTATTTGGAACGATGATTGGTGAAAATGCGGCATTACCGGCCTTGATTATCGGTTCAGCGCCATTTTATGCCCGTATGGTAGAAATTGGCCTTCGGGAAATTGATAAAGGGGTCATTGAAGCAGCAAGGTCAATGGGAGCGAAAACCTCGACGATTATTTGGAAGGTATTAATTCCGGAATCACTTCCGGCTCTCATCTCAGGGATTACCGTTACAGCCATTTCATTGGTTGGTTTTACGGCCATGGCAGGTGTCATCGGTGCGGGAGGACTAGGAAACCTAGCCTATCTTGAAGGGTTCCAGCGCAGCCGTTTCGATGTTACGTTAATGGCCACGATTATTGTTCTTGTGATTGTATTTATCATCCAATTTATTGGAGATATTATAACAACTAAAATAGATAAAAGGTAA